The proteins below come from a single Acidobacteriota bacterium genomic window:
- a CDS encoding glycoside hydrolase family 38 C-terminal domain-containing protein, translating into MTATGRTSGGRGPGRPDTLFFKTETPGHPLGYSYVTITNDAYVIREGDCLEYEIYIDTASPLSQAGVDIHFASGRALRESMVSDQDGLSSHPLTNLYDARAAWHRRFIDLSALNGEVTAGVEIAVVAPATGVYIACFRNIRITRDGRTVHAFYEGGEPKTTSSWIRLAFEKDVVEAIRWEDFRKIKVRHVGPEGLSPEIRLAEAMVGLEAGRERSLRPLIDEAKSVLDVEAYARGDEAAFRASLDRVGRILEPILAEARTFAVHLVGHAHLDMNWLWTWDETRAVCLRDAASMIRLLDAHPDFRFSQSQAAVYKAIENNRPDLFERIRGHAARGAWEVTASMWVEADENMASGEALVRQFLLADRFIRRRFGRGPVVCWQPDLFGHAWTMPQILRGCGVRYYYFTRCGKQNPHVFQWEGPDGSRVLAAATPGYNLSVGGDILTSAFELYKSQGIKDYMHVYGVGDHGGGPTERDIARTRELAAAPVLPDFRFATAESYFAAVEAKSHELPVVRDELQFIFEGCYTTHADIKLRNRQCENLFPTLETFAALALPYESPYPGSVLDAGWERTCFNQFHDILPGSAIRAAYDEALPITDGVLAAGRSALRKSLEVLAGHVDARDIRGELIAVFNPCSWERSDIATVVLPLAENEWPEIRDGRGRVIPSQVTSRSAEEAEVIFLAEGVPSLGYASFGWRPCSGPHPGDGALSVSGDLVVNEHLVVRVDPETGALRGLALKSDGREFVMPGGAANVLQLLHEKGTEMSAWTIGEILSTEELLTPESFEIEERGPVRIRLKAVHRRRDSVFVQRTEICRGLRRVAFPCRVDWREAGSRETGSFFLKAAFPWDFNSDAEAVFEIPFGTIRRPTDGREVPSQTWMDLGDGRYGVSLVNDSKYGCDIRGNVMRLSLLRSSYDPDPLPDFGRHVFSYAAVPYAGTWKTARTLREAAAFNRPLPAVAVSKPQNAGSWPAARSFLRVSADNIVVSAFKKAEEGDDLILRCHETDGRETEVAFAFPFRLNDVRETDLLERDIGGSGIRRDEDGFSARVPPYGIRTFRLTREPHRWPKRHAFQAIDPSKKDWEP; encoded by the coding sequence ATGACCGCAACCGGTCGAACGTCGGGCGGACGAGGGCCCGGCAGACCCGACACGCTGTTTTTCAAGACCGAAACTCCCGGCCATCCCCTCGGCTACAGCTACGTCACAATTACAAACGACGCCTATGTCATCCGCGAGGGCGACTGTCTCGAATACGAGATCTATATCGACACCGCGTCCCCCCTCAGCCAGGCGGGCGTCGACATCCACTTCGCCTCGGGGCGGGCTCTCCGCGAATCCATGGTCTCGGACCAGGACGGCCTGTCTTCCCATCCGTTGACAAATCTTTACGATGCCCGGGCCGCCTGGCACCGCCGGTTCATCGATCTCTCCGCTCTTAACGGCGAAGTCACGGCCGGTGTCGAAATCGCCGTCGTCGCTCCGGCGACCGGCGTCTATATCGCCTGTTTCCGGAACATCCGCATCACTCGGGATGGGCGGACGGTCCACGCCTTTTACGAGGGCGGCGAACCCAAGACGACGTCAAGCTGGATTCGGCTGGCCTTCGAAAAGGATGTCGTCGAGGCCATTCGCTGGGAGGACTTCCGGAAAATCAAGGTCCGCCATGTCGGACCGGAGGGACTCTCGCCGGAGATCCGTCTGGCCGAGGCCATGGTCGGTCTTGAAGCCGGACGGGAACGCTCGCTGCGGCCTCTGATCGATGAGGCCAAGTCGGTTCTCGACGTCGAGGCCTACGCCCGCGGCGACGAAGCCGCATTCCGGGCCTCGCTCGACCGGGTCGGCCGCATTCTCGAACCCATCCTGGCCGAGGCCCGGACCTTCGCCGTCCATCTCGTCGGCCATGCCCATCTCGACATGAACTGGCTCTGGACCTGGGACGAGACCCGGGCCGTCTGCCTGCGCGACGCCGCCTCGATGATCCGTCTTCTCGACGCCCATCCGGACTTCCGGTTTTCTCAGAGCCAGGCTGCGGTCTACAAGGCGATCGAAAATAACCGGCCCGACCTGTTCGAGAGAATCCGGGGGCATGCCGCCCGCGGGGCCTGGGAAGTTACGGCCTCGATGTGGGTCGAGGCCGACGAGAACATGGCCTCGGGAGAGGCGCTCGTCCGCCAGTTTCTCCTGGCCGACCGGTTCATCCGCCGCCGCTTCGGCCGCGGCCCCGTCGTCTGCTGGCAGCCCGATCTTTTCGGCCATGCCTGGACCATGCCCCAGATCCTCCGCGGTTGCGGCGTCCGCTATTACTATTTCACGCGCTGCGGCAAGCAAAATCCTCATGTCTTTCAATGGGAGGGGCCGGACGGATCGCGCGTCCTGGCCGCGGCGACGCCCGGATACAACCTTTCGGTCGGCGGCGATATCCTCACCTCGGCCTTCGAACTTTATAAGAGTCAGGGGATCAAGGACTATATGCACGTCTACGGCGTCGGCGACCACGGCGGCGGCCCGACCGAGCGCGACATCGCCCGAACCCGCGAGCTGGCCGCAGCCCCGGTCCTGCCGGATTTCCGGTTCGCCACGGCCGAAAGCTACTTCGCGGCGGTCGAGGCGAAAAGCCATGAGCTTCCCGTCGTCCGCGACGAACTCCAGTTCATTTTCGAGGGCTGCTACACGACCCACGCCGACATCAAACTCCGCAACCGGCAGTGCGAGAATCTGTTTCCGACACTCGAGACTTTCGCCGCGTTGGCCCTGCCCTATGAGTCGCCCTATCCCGGGTCCGTACTCGACGCGGGTTGGGAGCGGACCTGCTTCAACCAATTCCACGACATCCTGCCCGGATCGGCCATCCGCGCCGCCTACGACGAGGCCCTGCCCATAACCGACGGCGTCCTTGCGGCCGGCCGGTCGGCCCTGCGGAAATCCCTGGAAGTTCTGGCCGGACATGTCGACGCCCGGGACATTCGGGGCGAGCTCATTGCCGTCTTCAATCCCTGTTCGTGGGAGCGTTCGGACATCGCGACGGTCGTGCTTCCTCTGGCCGAAAACGAGTGGCCTGAAATCCGCGACGGGAGGGGCCGGGTGATTCCCAGCCAGGTCACGTCCCGTTCGGCCGAAGAGGCCGAAGTGATCTTTTTGGCCGAGGGTGTGCCCTCGCTGGGCTATGCGTCTTTCGGCTGGCGGCCGTGCTCCGGACCTCATCCGGGAGACGGCGCCCTGTCCGTCTCCGGGGATCTCGTGGTCAATGAGCATCTCGTCGTCCGCGTCGATCCTGAAACGGGCGCACTGCGCGGACTGGCGCTCAAGAGCGACGGCCGGGAATTCGTCATGCCGGGCGGCGCAGCCAATGTGCTCCAACTTCTCCACGAAAAAGGAACGGAGATGTCGGCCTGGACGATCGGGGAGATTCTGTCGACTGAAGAGCTTCTGACGCCCGAATCCTTCGAAATCGAGGAGCGGGGCCCCGTCCGCATCCGCCTGAAAGCCGTGCACAGGCGGCGGGATTCGGTTTTCGTTCAGCGCACGGAGATCTGCCGGGGACTGCGCCGGGTCGCTTTTCCCTGCCGTGTCGATTGGCGGGAGGCGGGTTCGCGCGAGACGGGGAGCTTCTTCCTCAAAGCCGCTTTTCCCTGGGATTTCAATTCAGATGCGGAAGCCGTCTTCGAGATTCCTTTCGGGACGATCCGCCGCCCGACTGACGGTCGCGAAGTCCCGTCCCAGACCTGGATGGATCTCGGCGACGGCCGTTACGGCGTCTCCCTTGTCAACGATTCCAAATACGGCTGCGACATCCGGGGGAATGTCATGCGGCTTTCGCTTCTGCGTTCGTCCTACGATCCCGATCCTCTTCCCGATTTCGGGCGCCATGTCTTCTCTTATGCGGCGGTTCCTTACGCCGGCACATGGAAAACGGCCCGGACGCTCCGCGAGGCTGCGGCCTTCAACCGTCCTCTCCCGGCCGTTGCTGTTTCCAAGCCGCAGAATGCCGGGTCATGGCCGGCCGCCCGGTCCTTTCTCCGCGTCTCGGCCGATAACATCGTCGTCTCGGCCTTCAAGAAGGCCGAGGAGGGAGACGACTTGATTCTCAGATGCCATGAAACGGACGGGAGGGAGACCGAGGTCGCTTTCGCCTTTCCGTTCCGCCTGAACGATGTCCGCGAAACCGATCTTCTGGAGCGGGATATCGGGGGTTCCGGCATCCGTCGTGACGAAGACGGCTTCTCGGCCCGCGTGCCCCCTTACGGAATCAGAACCTTTCGCCTGACGCGCGAGCCTCATCGGTGGCCCAAGCGCCATGCTTTCCAGGCGATCGATCCGTCGAAAAAGGACTGGGAACCATGA
- a CDS encoding acetate--CoA ligase family protein has translation MTRSAASLDAVFQAAEKDGRDTLFEHESYALFRAAGLETPRHIFLPAGKRIARRDLEALGSSRVVLKVVSPFILHKSDAGGVAFVSASVRAVNDAVTRMIRDVPRKYSAWVRKSHGAGAAGHLSPADVAASIRGVLVCEMVDFADVGFGSELLLGVRNTREFGPVLTFGGGGLDVEHMAAHLKDGHGAALASVHLAKAADVPGLLAPLAFFGKIAAPFRGRKPLISPAALAAAAGKFLALVRRFSEEGPADFIIEEAEINPLVIRDGGLVPLDALCRFSRRSVPNDASSPRPLESVGRLLRPESIGIIGVSEKMNIGRIILKNILKGGFPASRTFVVKPGSEEIDGCRCVPTVADLPETVDLFVLTLAADQVHGLMKDLVAHERARSVIVIAGGMGEKEGGTSIEEDIRALLTRARTEGRPAPVINGGNCLGVLSEPGRYDTTFIPEHKLPRPKGRRSGLVYLSQSGAFMVSRMSRLHRLEPRYAVSFGNQLDLTVSDYLRHLKDDPESRIFAVYIEGFRPGDGLAFARAVGDVLSDQGRSVVVYKSGRSPEGRAATSSHTASVAGEYDVCRRILEQAGAIVAGDILEFESFVKGLVYLEGKKIRGDRVGLVTNAGFECVIMADSLENGGRLRPADFEGRTAERIMEAMRPLGIDKLQDVHNPLDLTPVAADAVFCDCVEAILDAENVDCAVVSPVPMTPAMRTLAAGEGHRESLVDPESFAQRFIPVFRKTDKPVVVNIDAGALYDPFADILEEAGIPVFRRSDEALRFLRRFVAAGLRGRGR, from the coding sequence ATGACACGTTCGGCAGCAAGCCTGGATGCCGTTTTCCAAGCCGCCGAAAAGGACGGTCGCGACACGCTTTTCGAACACGAAAGCTACGCCCTGTTCCGGGCGGCCGGACTCGAGACTCCGCGCCACATTTTTCTCCCGGCCGGCAAACGGATCGCCCGTCGCGACCTGGAGGCCCTGGGATCGTCCCGGGTCGTTCTCAAGGTTGTCTCGCCCTTTATCCTCCACAAGTCCGACGCCGGAGGCGTCGCCTTTGTTTCGGCTTCGGTTCGAGCCGTGAACGATGCCGTGACCCGGATGATCCGGGATGTGCCGCGTAAATACTCGGCCTGGGTTCGAAAATCTCACGGCGCCGGCGCGGCCGGACACCTCAGCCCCGCCGATGTCGCCGCCTCCATCCGCGGCGTTCTCGTCTGTGAAATGGTGGATTTCGCGGACGTGGGGTTCGGCTCTGAACTTCTTCTCGGCGTCCGCAACACACGCGAATTCGGCCCCGTCCTCACCTTCGGCGGCGGCGGCCTCGATGTCGAGCACATGGCCGCTCACCTCAAGGACGGTCATGGCGCGGCCCTGGCCTCGGTCCATCTCGCCAAAGCCGCCGATGTTCCCGGTCTTCTGGCCCCCCTGGCTTTTTTCGGCAAGATCGCCGCGCCCTTCCGCGGACGAAAGCCCCTGATTTCTCCCGCCGCACTGGCCGCCGCGGCCGGGAAATTTCTGGCTCTGGTCCGCCGCTTTTCCGAGGAAGGACCGGCGGATTTCATCATCGAGGAAGCCGAGATCAATCCGCTTGTCATCCGCGACGGCGGTCTCGTTCCCCTGGATGCTCTCTGCCGGTTTTCCCGGCGGAGTGTCCCTAACGATGCCTCATCGCCCCGGCCGTTGGAGAGCGTCGGCCGTCTTCTCCGGCCCGAATCCATCGGCATCATCGGCGTCTCCGAAAAAATGAATATCGGCCGCATTATCCTGAAGAACATCCTCAAGGGCGGCTTTCCCGCATCCCGGACATTCGTCGTCAAGCCGGGCTCCGAAGAGATCGACGGCTGTCGCTGCGTTCCCACGGTGGCCGACCTCCCGGAGACCGTCGATCTCTTCGTCCTGACTCTGGCCGCCGACCAGGTTCACGGCCTTATGAAAGACCTCGTCGCTCACGAACGGGCCCGGTCCGTCATCGTCATCGCCGGCGGGATGGGCGAGAAGGAAGGCGGAACCAGCATCGAGGAGGATATCCGCGCCCTGCTCACCAGGGCCCGAACGGAAGGCCGTCCCGCACCCGTCATCAACGGAGGAAACTGCCTGGGCGTTTTATCCGAACCGGGGCGTTACGACACGACCTTCATTCCCGAACACAAGCTCCCCCGGCCGAAAGGCCGCCGCTCGGGTCTCGTTTATCTCAGCCAGAGCGGGGCGTTCATGGTCTCGCGGATGAGCCGCCTCCATCGGCTCGAGCCCCGCTACGCCGTTTCTTTCGGCAATCAACTCGATTTGACCGTTTCGGACTACCTGCGCCACCTCAAGGACGACCCCGAATCCCGGATCTTTGCGGTTTACATCGAGGGTTTCCGGCCCGGCGACGGCCTGGCCTTCGCCCGGGCGGTCGGCGACGTCCTATCGGATCAAGGCCGCTCGGTCGTCGTCTACAAGTCCGGACGCAGCCCCGAGGGCCGGGCGGCCACATCCAGTCACACCGCTTCCGTGGCCGGAGAATACGATGTCTGCCGCCGGATTCTCGAACAGGCGGGAGCGATCGTGGCCGGCGACATTCTGGAATTCGAAAGCTTCGTCAAGGGGCTTGTCTATCTCGAAGGTAAGAAAATCCGCGGCGATCGGGTCGGTCTGGTCACGAACGCCGGCTTCGAATGCGTCATCATGGCCGACAGTCTGGAAAACGGCGGCCGCCTGCGCCCGGCCGACTTCGAAGGCCGGACGGCCGAACGCATCATGGAAGCCATGCGCCCCCTTGGCATCGACAAGCTTCAGGACGTCCACAACCCGCTCGACCTCACGCCCGTCGCCGCCGACGCCGTTTTCTGCGACTGCGTCGAGGCAATTCTCGATGCCGAAAACGTGGACTGTGCCGTCGTCTCGCCCGTACCGATGACGCCGGCCATGCGAACGCTCGCCGCGGGGGAGGGCCACCGTGAAAGCCTTGTCGATCCGGAGAGTTTCGCCCAGCGGTTCATTCCCGTCTTCCGGAAGACGGACAAGCCCGTCGTCGTCAACATCGACGCCGGCGCGCTCTACGACCCCTTTGCCGATATCCTGGAGGAGGCGGGGATTCCCGTCTTCCGCCGTTCGGATGAGGCTCTGAGATTTCTGAGGCGGTTTGTTGCCGCCGGATTGCGGGGCCGCGGGCGGTGA